CTTAAAATACCACAAtcagtatcataaatagtaaatCAAGCCATTTTAATTTTATTCCCACATAAATTTCCTTCACGACATTTTCATTACATATACATGACAATCATGTATCATGCATGACATTCACCGGGCTGGGGAGGGTTGGGTCGACGGGCAGTAGTAGGACGAGAACCTGAACTTCCTGCAAAAGTTAATATTGTTAAGCAACACAACGTGATAAAAATTATTAAACCAAGGGAGAAAAACccaacataaaaaataaataaacaaataaaattaaataacaaaTATTTGATGGGAGCACACACAAAATTTTTTTCTTCTGTAAAGAAAACTAACTTTTTTGAGGTCTAACAACAATTTCTTCTGATATATAGACGCCTCAAAATCTCAGTAGCATTCTCAAAATTCACCATTTCAAAAACACTGGCAGCTGATAAGCAATTTCAAATACAGTGTGATTCATTATTGGAAGAGTTTGGCAAAAGAATATCCCACACACAGATCGTGGTTCCTGAGACATCCCCTAAACTGATTACTAAATAAACGCCATACAATTCGTTTCACTAAAGATGAAAACTCAAATGTCGTCCATTTCCTACTCACTATAAGTTCAAAATCAGACGGCTCATGAACccttcaaattttttattaaacaaaaaaaaaaactacggGAAAACCAACAACATATCATCATACAAATAAATCGACAATCGTACACAATGATATTTACAATTATTCACGGACTATTTATCAAATGAAACATCAGTGATACTTCAATCTAAATTGTTGTGTTTCCGTACAAAAACCTAGAACAAAATTTCTGTTCCAAAGAAaatcatcaaccaaactttagaTCCAATATCTGATATAACACAAGAAGAAAAACTCGATCATGTTTGAACGGAAAATGAACGGAACCATATCACCTAATCAAAAAccaaaaaaactaaaaaataaacAACAAAGAAGCACTTGAAATGAGAATAAAGTAATTCCGGGAGATATTTGTATCAAATGCGTACCTCCGGAGCTCCGACTTCGGCGAGCCATCGTTATGAATCACACAGGAAAAGAAGAACGAGCAAAGAAACAGAGAAAGATTAAATATTTAAGGCTTTGCATAAAATGACAAGCTACGCTTTGCATAAAATGACAAGCTAAGGAAAAGCGTTTGTTAATAGGTATTTATAGAGTGCTGTGGGGCTACATTTTGCTTGGGGAATACGCCCCGCTTGAGAAGGATTGGATCACAGCCAATGCTTCGCGCGGGCTTGGCGTGTGACGTGTCCAAGCACATGCTTCCagatttttccttattttttttattagaattttcaatttttatatattttgagTACTCTATTCCTcccataaatataaatttatttttatttttatataaattaaaaatatataattaaagtaataaattttatttaattttttaacaatATATGTTGATACTGGGTATAAACAACTCAATAAAttattatctatttaatttcatccgatttattatatttaaattgttatattaaatttttaggaTAATAATAAACCTTTaatcttattaatattattattttttaaataaaataatttatattattaaattatcctTAAAATTAAtagtctttatatttttaatacatattaaataataatatattaataactaaattattattttaaaaacaaAGATGatgtataatttttaaaaaaaaaaaatccatcttTATATAATGAAgagaataatttataaataataataaattcctAAATATTAGTCTTTTCTTTTAAATCTACAAGAATTATTTTATCCCTCACTTTATCTCACTAAAGGAttaaaatcgaagaaaaaaactaaaaaaacttttttattttcaatagagatttaaataaatttaaaattaagttttaaattaagatcaaataagtttttatttaataatttttttatttttaatattaaaaattatttatatttttaattaaaagaaaatgaaaataaattcaaCAACATAATGAATAAAAGTTttttaatatcaaaattattattattattattttattatttaaaaataaaaaataatatttttggttataaaaataattttttttaaattagtcaTTTGAAAAGTACAAGCTATTTAGCCTTCAACtaaaagtacataaatttatttaatttttttaattaaaactagagtttatttaaatttatttttatataaattaaatttatagtaattatgttttttaaaatacattttattaataataagcttagataataaaaagaaaatttattttatataaaaaaaataaaaatcaaatattataaaataaaataatcctAGAATCAGGGTTAAGGACGGTTTTATTCAGTAAGTGGATTACAGTAATCACTGCAGCCAAACATTCTCACTAATTTGAAAACCCATGTTAATTTGACCACACCACATGTTCAACGACTCTTCTTCCCCTCCACACCAGCTGTTCTATTGCCCTTCCTTCTCTGATAAAATGCTACTGTACAAAACGACGTCGTTGAATGCCCTTATCTCCCCTTACCCAACTCGGCTCCATAGCTACAACGTTAATGGTTCAATGTCCTTCCCAACAAAACCCAGTCTCCGTCTTTCACAATCACAGACCCCACTCTCTAGGAGGTCTCCTAAACTCACCCGGGGTGGTGATATTCGCATCAATCGCAACTCACACAAGACCCCCAATTTCACCGTTCGCGCGTCAAATGAAACCCCACCAGTACTGCACTTCACCTCCTCTAGCAATAACAGCAAACTGGTCCTTATTAGCTCTGCGATTACCGTAACATTAGCCGTTGCAAATCGGGTGCTCTACAAGCTCGCCCTTGTCCCTATGAAACAGTATCCTTTCTTCTTAGCCCAATTTACCACTTTCGGGTacgttttgttttgttttgttttgttttgtttttaatttttgggTTTAATTTCCTAGTTTAATAGCATTAACAATGATAGTAATGTGAAACACAGGTACGTGATGATTTACTTTTCGATATTGTTTATGCGGTACCGTGCAGGAATTGTGACTGGTGAGATGATCGGTCTTCCAAAATCACGGTTTGTGGCAATTGGGATTTTAGAAGCACTTGGGGTAGCAACTGGAATGTCTGCTGCTGGTAATTTCGAATTTATACGCTCTTGTTTTGTTTAATCATTTGAAGTTTGGCAGTAAACAGAGCTGAAAAGAGAAAAGGGTAGCTGGCCCCAGTTAGTTTGGGAGCAAGGCTTAGGCTCAGTTTGTTTTGCTGAAAATATTTTCCTGGAAAAGTTTTCTaacatttgggcactcagaaaaaGGGTCAAAGTCCTAGTTAAAAGGAAAACTTTGAAAAGATGAAATAATTTTCTGGACTTTGACAATCTTGATAAAATATGAACACTTAtacaatattagtttaatatagCAACCAAacaatggaaaatatttttatagcAAACATTTTCTTAGAAAAcaatttccatgaaaaatattttaagtatACAAGTTATTTTTCTGCAAAACAAACAGAGCCTTAGTTAAGTTGAGTACGCTTTATGTTATCTCAATGTCTAGTGACTGAAGACAATGTGACTCAAAAGTTTAtgcaatttttctttttttccgaAGTAGAAAAAGAGTAGGGAAGTGTTAAGAGTTGCAATATTTTCCTTTTTGTGTATGCTGATTTAACTTTTATTTGATGCTTATGTCTTTTTCAGCCATGCTTCCTGGACCTGCTATACCCATATTGAGTCAGGTGCCTCCCTACCTTCCCCCTTGTATGAAAAACTAATTTTTTGTTGCTGTTTCATCCACAGATTCTGGTATCTGTTTGGATGATAGAGTTGTTTTCTATTCATTTATGCACTTTTTTTAATACAAAGGAAGGTGATGGGGGACTTGAACTTGATCTTACTTGAGTTGAAAGATGCATCTAGCACCAAGCTAAGTTTTACTTGAGTTGAAAGATGCATCTATGACCAAGCTAAGATCGTGGGTGCCACATATGTCATTTCAAAGCCTGCATCTTATGTTCAACTGATGTCTTATTTCTTCTGAAACTTTTGTGCATCATATGGGATACTATCATAGTTTAAGGAAAAGGGGGGCAGGGGCAGTGTTGCAGTTGTTGAAATGGACAATGAATAAATTtctaggaaaataaaaaaaagaaacctgTGATTTGGGCATGGGTGGCTATAATTGTCAATTTCCAATAATATTAAGTCTAACTGTTAACATTATTctataaatatatatacatatgtatgcaTATACAATATCCACACATGCATTTATATTTTGCGAAAGAAGAAAGTTGTGTGGGAACATGTCGTATTTGGCTGCATTCATCTTGTTTAAGTTGCTTCTATGGTTCTTTAATCATCGTTTCATCATTTTTTTTCCCAGACATTTTTGGTTTGGCAACTAGCATTTTCTGCCCTTCTCTTGGGAAGAAGGTACTCATTTAAGCAAATAACTGGCTGCATGCTTGTAGCTTTTGGTGTAGTGGTGGCTGTTGCAAGGTATGTCAATCAGTTCTTATATACCAACGCTAAATCTTATTACAGCTCTTAGCATCTCAATTTCATCATTTTGTTTGTCTTTACTGATACTAAACCTAACATTGGCTGACAATAATCTCATTAGGTATTTCATCTGTCTCAACTTTAGAATTTTAGATATAGGTAAATCATATGCTAATGGATGTTGGGCCTTGGCCAAGATTCCTTGAGGCTTACTAACAAAATTTGTAAATAAGTTAATAGATCTAGAGCCTAGAGTGAATAAAGGCTTACTGGCGTGACCTAGCCTCCAAATTAAACTAAAAGTATGAAATCACAAAGACTAACATATTATCATTCTATTGGTCTGAGGTATAGACAATTATATGTTGTTGAAACTTGGTTAAAGTGAGTCTAAAACGGTGTTCTGCATGTTTCCTGCTTGGTGCTTGCAGCGGATCCAGTGCTGATCAGATGCTATCTGGATTTGAGTTCATCTGGCCGGCTGTAATGATAATATCAAGTGCTTTTCAAGCTGGTGCATCTATCATAAAGGTTACTGCTAACAGTAGTAATTGTTCTTTATTGTATGCTGTATACTCAAAATAAATAATTGCCTGTTTGTCTGTTAACAGGAATTTATATTTGTGGATGCTGCAAAACGCTTAAAGGTATGCCTTATTAACTACTGTCTTTCGGAAGTTGGCTGGCCTAATAACTTATTTTTATAGCTGGAATTTCTCAAAGTCCTTAGCTTGCTTCCATGCAGGGAAAGTCACTTGACATATTTGTTGTCAATTCTTTTGGTTCCGGATTTCAGGTAATTGGTGCATAACTTGCAGTAAAAGTTTAGGCTAGGTGTGCCAAAGTATATATTTCGAACACAAACCTGGACTAGTTAGAGATCTACATTCCATTGTATTTAGCTGTTGCACTATATCAGTTTTTAAATGTAAGACATCTTTTCCATTGTTTGATTAAAAATTTCCTTTGACTTGCAGGCTCTTTTTGTGCTCCTCCTCCTACCTTTATTGTCAAACTTAAAAGGCATACCCTTTGCTCAACTTCCTTCATATATGAAAAGTGGTGCTGGTTGCTTAGTGAATATTGGAAGAAATATACCAGGCAAGCTTTCATCTTTCGATAAATTTGCTGCTAGATGTTTTAACCTATCAGAAATTTAAGCTTCAATGTATGGTGTATGATACATATTCCATGAGTAAGCTATGTGAAAGATTAGAAGAGAGATTTACCCTCTTTAACACAAAAAGTACGTCTTCTGGAAAATTCCATAATTCTTGAGTTATGCCGTTTTACTGCTGTGGTACTATGGTTGATATTAGCGGCGATTGGGGACCGGTCTCCATAATTCTAAGACTTGACTCATATTATGGATCTTGTATTTCGACTTGCCATAATGGTGATTTGATCTTGTTCCTTGATGAAGAGGCACGTTGCAAAGTTTGTCAATCTCAAGTTACACTAATCACTTGGTGCTTGTTGCAGGCTGCAATGGCGCTCCATTGCTTCCACTGCTTTACGTAACTATGAATATGGCTTTCAACGTATCATTGCTCAATCTGGTGAAAATTTCTTCTGCAGTTGTTGCCTCTCTTGCTGTAATGTTGTCAggtgctctctctctctcctgtGCACACTCAACACAACACAAACACAATATGTGATTATTTTTGTTTGCCTATTCATATGAGCTGCATGTAACCTTCTAGCTAATTGGTCTTTTTGTTTGCTTTGCAGTGCCAATATCAATTTATGTGTTATCTCTTCCATTGCCATATCTTCCTGAGGGTGCAAGTTTGAGCCCATTTTTTCTGCTCGGTAGCACGATCCTTGTCTTGGGTCTTGTTCTGTACAATGTAGCACGGCCTGTTAAGCAGGCTTCAAATTAACATAAAATACAACTTCTTTTCAAGGTTTatgtttaatgtcatttataaataTCTTATTTCATTCTTTCTGGGATCTTGAGCAActggtcttttttttttctcctggcAATATGGTTTCTCCTGTACGACAGTATGAGATCTCATACTGCAAATTAATCTTGTTCACAGTTCTTTTGATCTTTCAAAatgattttgtttttggtttgttTTAATGACTTTACCTATATCTTTTAGTGTAGTTTTCAAGAATATACTAGAAGATGAAGCATAAGCCAGTGTTGAATGAACAGTTATATGAGTAGTGGTTCCATTTTTCTTTTGCCACTTGTACTGTTTTCATGTGTTAGGAGAATCCTTAAAACATGGTTGTTGGTCGAATATTGCTTTAGTAGGGGTAGTTAAATTGCTCGACTTGGTGGTGAGGGGGTATCGCCATGAAGTCTAAGCCTGTACTGCCGAGGCTGCTTTATGAAATGTTTGGTAAAGGGTATCACAGCCAACACCTTGGCCTTGATGGTAGATTTAAAAGATGGTAATTTTTTTTGAACTCGAACCGATCTATTCTCAATTCCATTCAATTTATTCTAATTTTGCTCTGATCTCGATATTGTATGGGACGAAGACAAAAACAAGGTCTTTCTACCTTGAATTGCCATAATCTACCTTAataatatgttattatttttcattaaaaaataatttatttttatgtatttagatattataattttaaatatatatatagctTCAGATCCAAACCCAATCTAATATAAGGTAGAAACAAAGGGAGCGCCCTCCACCCGCCCTTATCCACTCATTGTCACTCCTATCATATATTGCTCAAGGATAatctcaattttaaaaaattattattattaatattaattatttctgAAAGTGAATAAAAATTAACATTTAGAATTCATCAACCTTGCGTAAAAATTAAGAAAACATATTTTTTCTAATTTGAGCTATtgctttctttttctctttcttttttcttaatCATTTGGCAATGGCTGCAGTTTATAATTGTACATTGGATGGACAGCATCGATATAAATGTTGAAAGATGTTCACTCAAACACGCGAAAGAATCAATCaaaatttatagtttaattaacTACAGATTTATTTAGTCATCAACTCTAAAAAAATATGGTTTTATAATAGTTTAGCTTGTTATTCTTTACCGAATGGAGCATTACTAGACATTTTCCACTGTGCAAAGTTCTGTCAGGTAACCCGGACCTTCTCTTCCTAACAAAGTTCAAATAACAATAGCGCAACTttgagaaataaattattttttaaaaaaaaaaaaaaaaaaaaaagccaaagaACATCATATCGCAAGAGGGCCAGCATTATAAACACATGTAAATAAATTCAATTCAAAGATGACACATAACGCAATAAACGCATTCCCGCAGCCAAAGAACTCCAGAGAATACTCCACTACATGATTTGGCAAAAGATTGCATACGAGGACCCAATAATTGTTCAGTACATGTCATGTCCTTTGAACCTCGAATTACTTCCTCTATTGAACAGCTCGAAAATATCACTGAAATGCAACTTCTGGTTTCATCCACTTGCACATCCAAGGATTTCAATTCTTGTCCTTAATATCGCCTCTGCAAATAACCAAAAAGGTCAACCCCCAGTCCATACAAATTTTGTATATCTAGTTCTCCTTGCATGATGTCAAACAACAAATAAAAATGCAAGTATACAGCCATGTAGCCTGGGAGATCTTAAATTTAATGGTTTCTCTAACTGGAATCATAACATCCAAAGATCACTTATTTGTAGGGGCTTTTGGCATCAAGTTCTTCACATCAAACAATGAGGAACCAACATAAGAAAATGTGGCCTCCCTCATTCTAACAAATAAATGCAAAGCTAAAATCCTGCTATAGATTTAAAATTCCAAGCTTTGAATAGCCTAGCAGAGATTGGTATGATACCAATGTGGGACAGAAGTTCTTCAATCCAAGATAGTTAACAGATAAAGGAAACAACCACATGACATTTcaaaatattcaaaatggcaTACCTTCCGTTTTTTCAGTCTTCCAGTTGCACTGCTACCATTGTTGAAGTTTTTTGTTTGATCACCAGTATCACCTTCCAAGGGTAAGGTTTTAATTTCATCAAAGAAACCATCAGTCAAAGCAAGCAATCTGGGACAAACAAATGAAAGATGGTCAAGGAAAAAAGGTCATATATCACCAATAACGATGTTTTATCAGATGGATCAATGAATTTTACATAtcaaaacataaaaaaataaacctccaaaaataataaaataatgttgatttgaacCATGCATACCCATCTCTTGATTTCTTTAAAtgcttctccttcttcttctccatCTTTGTAACAGGAGCACGTGTAAAGAGCTCCTCTTCTCGTTGGGCACGTTCTTCCCATTGCTGCTGATATCTAATAAATTCCCTACTCTCATTTCCAACATTTTCTCTAACCTGTGGTTTaccatcaatcacaaagaatCAATCAAACCTGCGCATGAAGTCCCCAAGGCTAAACAAGACTGAAGATCAGTGCACAACTAACCTCTTCAGGTCTTCCCTCCAAATCATCTATCAAGTCTTTCATATAGCCCTCCTTAGCTCGTCGCTGAGTCTCTTTCTCCCTTCTCAAGGCATTTCTTTCCTGTTTTGACATCTTATCCTCCTCCATGAGAGTGGGAGCAATTTTTGGTGGTCGATACACAGCATTACCATCCTAGAATACACAAACATGGGTGCTTCAGATTTTTTTTTCCAGTAACTATTGATTGGCATAATGACTGAGACTCACCTCAGCCATCATATCAGATCTGCTGACCAACATTTCTGGGTTTGGATGATATTTCAACAAATCCTCCGATTTCTCAGTTGCCTCTGATTCCTTTTCCTTCAGATTTAGTTGCTCCGCTGCACGCCCAATATCCCTGGTGAGCTTTTGAACTTGGTATTCCATTTTTTGGTCAATTGGCCGAATCTGCTTTTAAACATTCAGTTAGAACAACAACCCTTTATTAGGTAGATAAACATGCATTAAGACAGACAGATTCCCAGACCTTCTCCAAAAACAACCGAATCTCTATAAGGCTCTGAACTACAGGATGTTTCTCAATTGACAAGCCTTTTGCCTTGCGAAGCGAATAATATACAAGTGATTGGCAATAGTTTAGGAGCAGCAAATGTTTAGCCTCAAGATAGCTTATTCCGCCTGCTGTTGGAAAGTCATTTGCTTTCACCTATTATACAATAAAAAGAAGAATATTCACTGAAAAGGCTCTTCAGATGATCAAGCATTCAACCGTAGATATTTACAAAATTTCCTTGCAACACcgccgcccccccccccccccccccccccccttctcaATGGGAGAAGCCCTTGAAAAAATTGAAATAACTAGCAGCATTCAAAAGCAAGAATCTACACAACACTTAAATATTAGAAGAAAGGGTTCCTCACCTTAGCAGTTAAAGCCTGCACCTTACTTGTCACTGTATCCAACACTCCTTTCATTTCTTTCAGCAGTGCAGCTAATTGAGGAGCCTCCCTAATCAAAACAAAAATAAGAGCAATAGGTTAAAACCCTAAATGCTAACACTAAAATACAAAGAAAAATACAAAAAAGGCGCATGTACAAACTCACTTCTTTATGCTTCGATCAAGGTCCAAATTCTTAGTCTCCTCCATCATTTTCTTAGTTAATCACCAACACCAATACTGCATTCAATCAACTATATAGCCTGCAAAACAGAGGTAATAGCTTGTGGTACTCACCACCAAGAAAATTAAGAGAAGCAAAATACGAACTAAGGTTTAGAGTGTTCAGTATTTGTTAGTTATTATAGGGATGGCAACAAGTAAGGTAGCTGCAAATTTTAAAGTATCTGAACCGGAACCCAAA
This is a stretch of genomic DNA from Hevea brasiliensis isolate MT/VB/25A 57/8 chromosome 12, ASM3005281v1, whole genome shotgun sequence. It encodes these proteins:
- the LOC110636861 gene encoding protein CLT2, chloroplastic isoform X2 is translated as MLLYKTTSLNALISPYPTRLHSYNVNGSMSFPTKPSLRLSQSQTPLSRRSPKLTRGGDIRINRNSHKTPNFTVRASNETPPVLHFTSSSNNSKLVLISSAITVTLAVANRVLYKLALVPMKQYPFFLAQFTTFGYVMIYFSILFMRYRAGIVTGEMIGLPKSRFVAIGILEALGVATGMSAAAMLPGPAIPILSQTFLVWQLAFSALLLGRRYSFKQITGCMLVAFGVVVAVASGSSADQMLSGFEFIWPAVMIISSAFQAGASIIKALFVLLLLPLLSNLKGIPFAQLPSYMKSGAGCLVNIGRNIPGCNGAPLLPLLYVTMNMAFNVSLLNLVKISSAVVASLAVMLSVPISIYVLSLPLPYLPEGASLSPFFLLGSTILVLGLVLYNVARPVKQASN
- the LOC110636861 gene encoding protein CLT2, chloroplastic isoform X1, with the translated sequence MLLYKTTSLNALISPYPTRLHSYNVNGSMSFPTKPSLRLSQSQTPLSRRSPKLTRGGDIRINRNSHKTPNFTVRASNETPPVLHFTSSSNNSKLVLISSAITVTLAVANRVLYKLALVPMKQYPFFLAQFTTFGYVMIYFSILFMRYRAGIVTGEMIGLPKSRFVAIGILEALGVATGMSAAAMLPGPAIPILSQTFLVWQLAFSALLLGRRYSFKQITGCMLVAFGVVVAVASGSSADQMLSGFEFIWPAVMIISSAFQAGASIIKEFIFVDAAKRLKGKSLDIFVVNSFGSGFQALFVLLLLPLLSNLKGIPFAQLPSYMKSGAGCLVNIGRNIPGCNGAPLLPLLYVTMNMAFNVSLLNLVKISSAVVASLAVMLSVPISIYVLSLPLPYLPEGASLSPFFLLGSTILVLGLVLYNVARPVKQASN
- the LOC110636861 gene encoding protein CLT2, chloroplastic isoform X3, which produces MIGLPKSRFVAIGILEALGVATGMSAAAMLPGPAIPILSQTFLVWQLAFSALLLGRRYSFKQITGCMLVAFGVVVAVASGSSADQMLSGFEFIWPAVMIISSAFQAGASIIKEFIFVDAAKRLKGKSLDIFVVNSFGSGFQALFVLLLLPLLSNLKGIPFAQLPSYMKSGAGCLVNIGRNIPGCNGAPLLPLLYVTMNMAFNVSLLNLVKISSAVVASLAVMLSVPISIYVLSLPLPYLPEGASLSPFFLLGSTILVLGLVLYNVARPVKQASN
- the LOC110636862 gene encoding uncharacterized protein LOC110636862 is translated as MMEETKNLDLDRSIKKEAPQLAALLKEMKGVLDTVTSKVQALTAKVKANDFPTAGGISYLEAKHLLLLNYCQSLVYYSLRKAKGLSIEKHPVVQSLIEIRLFLEKIRPIDQKMEYQVQKLTRDIGRAAEQLNLKEKESEATEKSEDLLKYHPNPEMLVSRSDMMAEDGNAVYRPPKIAPTLMEEDKMSKQERNALRREKETQRRAKEGYMKDLIDDLEGRPEEVRENVGNESREFIRYQQQWEERAQREEELFTRAPVTKMEKKKEKHLKKSRDGLLALTDGFFDEIKTLPLEGDTGDQTKNFNNGSSATGRLKKRKRRY